The Thermococcus sibiricus MM 739 DNA window CATCATACCTTGCATATCTCCTCCCAACGGTGTCTTTTTCATCATAAACTACTATGAATCCCTCTTTCTGTAGTGTTCGAAAGATCTCATAGGCTATGCTCGTAAGAGGTTCTTTTGCTACTAATGGTAGAACTGCAACCTCAATTGGAGCCATATCCTTCTTTATCTTTAGATAGACTCTACTATCTTCATCCATAACTATTGAATTCTCCAAAAGGAGATAGAAAGGCCTATCAATACCAAAGCTTGGTTCCAGCACGTGGGGTACTAACTTTTCACCATGTACTTTTTCTTCCACTTCTTTGATTATGAAGTCCTCTTTTTCAAGCTCATAGCCATCTAGAAATACTTTTCCAATTTTTTCAAGGCCTTCAAATATCTTCTTAAGCTCTTCTTGAGTCATCTCTTGTAGCTTCTGGTTGATCCTCTTTGCATCTCCTTTGAGTTTGGGCCCAACTCTTTTCATGTTAAGGGAAATTTTGAGCTTCTTAATTATTTTAGGTTCCTTGTAGTGTATCATAACAGTTAAGTCGGCCCCACTTTCTTTTACATGCCTGCTCAAATCATAGTTGCCTCTGTAGGCTATACCCACGCACTCTATCCATCCAAATCTTTCACTGTGAATCTCCACATCCCATGTATCACTTGAGTAGTGGGCCCTTTCCTCCGGTAATTGCTGTCTGAATCGTATTTTATTTGCTGGAATACCAATATCAAGAAGGATTCTTTTAACCATGGCCATATAGTAAGCAAAAAATGTGTTCATAACATATCCTTTCTTAACTGCCTCGTCAAGTGTGAGTTCAATCATTCCGAGGTTTTTAAGTTGATTCTCTATTGGATAGAATCTTAAAACTTCGTCTTTAACTTCTTCGAAATGTGGATGCTCCTTTTGTTTAGGATCAAAGAAAATCTCCACTTCTGCCTGAGAAAACTCTCTAAGTCTTAACATCCCCTGTCTAGGAGAAATCTCGTTTCTATAAGCTTTTCCTATCTGGAAGACCCCAAAAGGTAATTGATTTCTGGCGAAGTTGTTTAAGCGTTTGAAGTTTACAAATATGCCCTGAGCAGTTTCAGGCCTAAGATAACCTTTTTTATCTTTATAAGGTCCAATATAAGTCTCAAACATCAGGTTGAAGTACCATACATCAGCCAATTCTCCCCCACACTCAGGGCATTTTATATCATGTTCCCGGATTAGTTGAGTGAGATGTTCGGCGCTTAGTCCTTCAGTGTCAATCCCAAGTACCTCTTCAACAATGTGATCTGCTCTAAACCTTGACCCGCATTTTTTACACTCAGTCAAGGGATCTACAAACTTGTCCACATGACCAGAAGCTATAAAAACCTCTTCTGGAGTGATATCAGGAGTCTCAATCTCAAAGAAACCCTCTCTTATAAAAGCCTCTCTAATCTTTTTCTCAATTTTCCTTTTTATTATAGCTCCAAGAGGACCATAATCGTAAAAACCTCTCGCTCCACCATAGATTTCAAAACTACTCCATACAAAACCTCTCCTTCTCATTAAATCTTGAAGAGCCTCATACTTGTCCACCATTATCACCACCTTAATCCATGAGGGTGAATCATCTAAAAAAGTTTTGCCCCAATCTTTGAAAAAATGATAAAAGAGTTGAGCTCTCTCAAGATAAAACCAGACTTTTCAGTTTGGATATCAGCTCAAATCGTTTTTATATCCTCTTTTAATCCCATAAGACCCTTCTTAAATAGTCTTTCATCCATTTCGTCTAGTTTTCTACTAATTTTGGGTTGGAACTGCATCCTATCTAGGATGTCTTTGTCTACATCAATTCCCGGGGCATACTCCTCAAGAACAAGCCCTTTCTCTGTAAGTCTAAAAACTGCTCTTTCTGTAATGTAAATAACCTCTTGCCCTTTTTCCAATCCAAGTGCCGCATTATACACTATTTTATACACATTTTTAACAAACTTCTCAATCTCTCCATCCTTCACTATTTTGAGCTTTCCATTTCTTATCTCCAACTTCTTTTCACCTGCTGTAAAGTGGCCGGCAAAAAACATTCTTGGCGAACCATATGAAATTACAGGGAACCCTCCTGGACCCGGTAACCTACCAGGGAGCAGAGAGGGATTTACATTTCCCTTTTCATCTACTTCCATAAACCCTAGACTCGCTGCATCAATTACTCCCCCCTCATAGTTGGCAAATTGATCGGGCTGAGAAATTATGGCAAAAGGCCCAATAGAAGCTCCAAAGTCTGGTCCTTTTAGTGCAATCCCTCCAAATGGCCCAGATTCAACTGTTGTTAATACATACTCTTGAAGTCCTTCTTCTGTTGCAATTTCAGCAACTTCAGTGGGTATTCCTATGCCCAAGTTGACCAAAATTGGTTTTCCAAGCTTTTTCACAAGGTTTATCATTTCTAATAGAACCCGTCGTGCGATAACCTTCCGAGTATTTAACGGAGATTTTAAAGCCGGGTTCGAAGTAATTGGAGGAATGAGCTCTCCTGAGACTCTAGGATCGTAATGAATATTTGCACTTTGCATGTGGAACTCAGGAGGAGCCACAACAACATAATCTACAAGAGGGCCGGGTACTTTAATGTCTTGAGGATTTAAAGAGGGATATCGGGCAATTCTTTCCACTTGAGCGATTACAATACCTTTATTTGGTTCAGCTTTTGAAGCTTGAGCTAAATTAAGTATCTCCGTGAAACTTCCCTCTTTTTCTGTTGTGATATTCCCAAGTTCATCTGCTGTCGTACCCCTAATAAGAGCTACGGTTGGCTTGGGGGCCTGGTATAGCAGATATTCCCTCCCCTGAATGTTAACGACCTCAATCTTACACCTCTTTCTCTTTTTGGCCAATTCATTCAAATATCCTCCGTCCTCTCTTGGATCAAGAAATGTTCCAAGTCCAACCCTAGTTAATACACCAGGTAATCCCCTTGCAACTTCCCTGAAAAACCAAGAGGCTGTTCCAATCGACCAGGTGTACCCTTCGATTCTATTTTCTTGGATCATCTTTTGTAGTGTTGGAGACCAGCCAGGATAAGTAACCAAGATTCCGGACAAAAACTCTTGGTCAGGATCGTTGTATAGCTCTGTTGCGATCTTATCAAGAACTCTCCCTGGAGCTGTTGGTATTGGATTCACTTCAAGGAAGAGGCCTTTTGGATGGCCTGTTTGTTTATACCTCTCATAAAGTTTTAAAATGAGGTATTCCGGAGCCACTAAAAGGTTAAAACCTGAAATCGCGACTACTGAATTATCCGAAATTTTTTCAACGGCTTCTTCACTTTTTAGTATTTTTCTCATCATCCTTAATTCCTCCATAAGATGATAAACAACTGCTGAAGATGGTTATAATATACGCCAAAAGGAGTTTATATATTCATCCTTTAAACTCTTCTTCCAAGGGTTGAGAAACATTACCAAAAGAATATGGTGGACCGGGCGGGATTTGAACCCGCGGCCTCTGGCTTGCGAAGCCAGCGCTCTCCCAAACTGAGCTACCGGCCCATCCCGATTTTTATCTTTAAGGCCAACTTAAAAAGTTTTCCATCCATTAAAACCTCTCAAGAGTTATATCCTTCACTCTTTTCTCATTCTCATCAAAGTCTATTATAGCATAATGTCCTCTTGATAAAGGCCCAGGGTTTACAATAAGGGTTCTTCCGATCTCATCTATACCCATGGCCTCATGTATATGCCCACATATAACCAGTGGAGGGTGCTTCTCTTCAATAAACTTTCTTAAGGATTTGCTTCCTGCATGAGTTCCAACAAAAGTTTTGTCGACTTTAGTGTTCCTAGGTGGAGCATGGGAAAGTACTATGTCCCCGTCTTGGTAGTTTTCAACTAAGATTTCCCAGATTTCGTTTTCACTGAGTTCCCATATCGTGGAAAAGGGCGTTATGTTTGAGCCGCCTATTCCAGTAATGCCGACGCCGTTGAACTCTATCCTTTTGCCATGGAGATTTACATTGAGTTCCTCCAGCAGTTCGAGTGTATCTCTGCCATCGCAGTTCCCCATGACGGCATAGAAGGGTTTTTCAAAGCTTATGAACTCTTTTAAGATATTGTAAGCCGCTTCTTTGCCCCCAAAATGGGTTATGTCGCCGGCTATCAGGATAAGGTCAAACTCTTCGCCTTTAAGATGCTCCAAGATCTCTTTAACTTTATTCGCTCTGCCATGGATGTCTGTTATTGCTATTATCTTCATTCCACCACCCTTACAAAATACACGGAGAGGCTTAAATGTTTGGCGGTTAAATTTAAAACTTGAATTCCAATTCATAAATGTATGAGTGGGTGGAAAGAAATCCTAAAGAAAGAGGGAATTCTTGAGGTAGGGGATTTTATAATTGAGGTTAGCATAGAGTCCGAATGTCCATGCAAAGACGATAGTATTTATCCAGCAGTTCTTATATATGACATCAAGAACGAGGAAGTTTACTATCTTGATGAATCCTTCGAGCCCGTAAGCAACTTCAAAGAGGCCCTTGAGCAGGTCTTTGAATGGTTTGAACGGTATATAAATGGAGAGAAGCCTTTAATGAAGAGAAGCCCCAAGAAGAGCGCTCCGAAAGAGGTTATTCATAGATTCATGGAAGCCATAAAATCACTCAAGTAAAGAAAAAACTTTAAGTTCTCATAAAAATCCTCACTGGAGGTGCAAAATTTGGATCCAAAAAAGTCCGTTCTTAAAGAATCATCCACAGAGGGAATTGAGGAAATCCCGGTTGTTGGCCCGTGGCTTGAAGATGTGAGCAGTTTGGAGGAGGTCATCGATTATTATGAGAGAATAGGATTTCAGGCTACTCATTTAGGAAAAGCTATTGAAATCTGGAAGAAGGTCGAAGCAAAAAGGGCTAAAGGGGAGGAAGTTAGGGTCTTTTTGGGATACACTTCCAACATAGTTTCTTCCGGCCTGAGAGAGATTATAGCATACCTCGTTAAGCACAAAAAGGTTGATGTAATAGTAACAACGGCTGGAGGAGTTGAGGAGGATTTCATAAAGGCCCTAAAGCCGTTTATCCTCGGTGAATGGAGTGTGGACGATGCGAAAATGAGAGAGAAGGGAATAAACAGAATCGGCAACATATTCGTGCCTAATGATAGATACATCGAGTTCGAGAAGCACATGATCCCATTCTTTGAGAGACTTTTGGAAATCGAGAGAGAAGAAAAGAGGGCTTTAACTGCAAGTGAGATTATCTATAAGCTCGGAAAATACATGGACGAGAAGCTTGGGAAGGAAAAGGAGAAGAGCATCTTATACTGGGCTTACAAGAATGACATTCCGATATTTTGCCCGGCTTTAACCGACGGTTCCTTTGGAGACATGCTCTACTTTTTTAAGGAAGAAAGAGGAGACAGGGAGCTTATTATAGACATTGCCAACGACATAGTGAAGCTCAACAACCTTGCAATCACGGCAAAAGAAACCGCTTCAATAATCCTTGGTGGCTCTTTCCCAAAGCATGCCATAATAAACGCAAACCTCTTCAGAGGAGGAACGGATTATGCTATCTACATCACTACCGCTGTCCCGTGGGACGGTTCGCTAAGCGGTGCACCGCCAAGTGAAGGGGTAAGCTGGGGCAAGATAAAGGCAAAAGCAGACTACGTTGAAATATGGGCCGATGCAACGCTGGTCTTCCCAATTTTGGTGTGGAAGGTTATGAAGGGGTAATTGCAAGCTCTTTTTAAACTTCTTTAAAGTCCTTCAAGTCCCACACGAGCAAGCCTTCGTTTTTTAGCTCTTCTTTCCCTTTTATCCTTTTTGCCACAAGCCCATAAAAGTTCTCCCACTCTTCAAGCCCAACCAGTTTTGCTTTCCTCTCCAGATCCTTCAAAATACCTCTGGCTTCTCTCTCGCTTAGTTCTTTCCACTTAACTTCAACCAGCAAACCCTTCCTCTCGCGCTCGTTCAGAGCCAGCAAATCGACTTCCTCACTCTTATACCACCAGCGGCCGATTTTCATAAAGCGGAAAGGCAACTTTTTAGCTTTGTTCAGCTCAACAAGGAACTGCTTTGCAATCTTCTCGAAAACAGGACCGAGGTAGTGGTTGTAGTCCCGCTGTATCTCACTTACATCAAATACGCCCTCCTCTATGAGCGAGAGGTTTGGATAGATGAAGCGAAACCAGAAGGCGATGAAATTATCTGCAACGTAGTAACGGCCCCGCTTGGAGTTTGGTTTTTCCGTCAGGGGTACTTCTCGCACAACTAGACCAGTCTCGATTAGATTCCTGAGGTATGGGGTTATCTCCGAGTGCTTCATCCCCGTGAAGTCCCTTATCTCTTTGGGCGTCGTCTTGCCGAGGGCTATGGCTTCGAGTATTCTCCTGTATGTTTTTGTCTCCGTGAACTCGTACCTCAGCAGGAAATCGACCTCGTCACGGAAGAAGCTCACGGGGCTCTTCAGCTCCCGGTCGAGCCACTCCCAGAAGGGAAGTCTGACCTGTGCTATGTAGAAGGGAATCCCATCCGTCATGCCGTAGACCTCTACAAGCTCCTCCCAGCTTGCGCGGGGAAAGAACCCCTTGAGGTGGAAGAACTTCAGCGGTTTGAGCTTCATGGAGCCCGTTCTCCTGCCGTAGAGGGGGCTTTTGTAGCTGAGGACTTTCTCCGTCATCATACTCACAGAAGATCCTAGGAGGATGAGCTTCGTGTTTGAGTTAACCAGTTTGGTATCAATGACTCTCTGGAATATGCTCAAAACTGCGGGGTTTTCATTTATGAGGTTTGGGAACTCATCTATGATAATGATTTTGTCCCTTAAAGCGTGAAGAAGCGCCTCCCAATCCTCATGGACATACCTTATCTCCGGAAAGACCCTTTCGGCGGTTTCCTTGAAGTGCCTCAAGTTGTCGCCTTCAACGGCGAGATAATAAACGTGGGGAAAGTCTCTCACGGCTTCAAGGACTAAGCGAGTCTTCCCAACACGCCTCCTGCCGTAGATAACGATGAGTTCAAACCCATCGCTTGAGAGCCTCTCTTTAATTGCCTTGAGTTCTTCCGTCCTATTCACGAAGTTAGCCATATGATAATCACCATTATGATAATTGATATTATCATTTTAAACCTTTTGCTAAAGTGATAAGTGGGATTATGATAATTGTGATTATCATGTTGTAAAAACCTGCAGAACTCTTTTTATTCTTATTCTGTTTTTTCTTTCTCAGAAGGAGCACTACTAGTTTTTTCTTGAGCTTCAGTTATGACCCGAGTTTGTTCTTGTTGGAGAAGCCAAGATTCATATTTAGGATTAGGCTGGAATTCGTAGAACTCCCAGAAGTGCTTTTTAGTCTTCTTAATAGTAATCCATGCAAGTATTTCCAAGAATTTTTGACTATACTCATCTATTTGTAATTTCTCAGATTTGTAGCGTAGTTCATCAGCAAGCTCAAGAAGTTTGTACAATTGAGTTTTCAAAATATTGCTTGCTTCATGTTTGTTAGAGTACGGGATAAGCCATAAAAACACTATAAAATACACAGCTGCCATGACTATAATAGCAACACCAACGTTACTATTGTTTTTAAGATTCTGGTAGGTTATGCGGAACCATAGAAAAAGACCTATCGCGAGGAGGATTGTTGAGATGCCCAACAGCAAGTTTACTAGGGATTTGGATCTTACTACTGGCTTACTCTTATGGGCTTGATTGGGAGAGAGCATGTCTGAAATTTGATATCCAACGAAATATCCTTGTATGGCACCTAATATATGGATACCCACCACAGTAAGGATGTACCATTCAATAAGTCTTTTGACTTCATTTTGGCCAGTGACCAACAATGCAAACACTATCCCTCCGAGAATCACACTAATAGACAAGTATAACAAAGAAATCCACTTGATTGGAACTATGAACTGAAGTTTGTTAAGGTCCGAAATGAGTTTCTTGTATCTTTGAATGGAATTTCTACGTTCTTCATTACGTAAAGATACATTAATGAGGTCCTTCAAGAGTATTATGGAAAATACGAGATAATAAAGGAGCATCGCAGCTAGAATTGATGTCAATACGTTTAACATGTTAACTACAACCTGAAAATTCGCCATGAACGGGGCAATAGATATTAGAGTTGTGATGAGTGTTATCAAATACCGGTTGGGGCTCTCCGTTTCAATGAGCCGAACTTTTAGAGAAAGATAATGAATTTCTTTTTCAATTTCGGCTAACAACTCCTCTTTCGTCATGCTCAGGCAAGGCCTGTTCTCTATGTCTGTTCGTTCGTTTAAGTCGATTTGTTTCCACCCCATACCTTTGTATATAAACCCTTATAAATCCTTTACGCTAAGGTTTAATTATGTCCATACTTAGCAGAGAAAGACGACACTTTGTAATCATGTACCTTATGATACTTCTTACGCTTATCTCTCTGCACTTAGCTCCTTTTACTCTCCAAGAAAAGCTTGTAATGAACTACCAAGAGTTCTCTTTTTCAAATCCAGGAGACTGGATTAGATTATACACAACGCACTTTGTTCATGTGAACTTTGGTCATTTGCTAGGAAATTTAATCATATTCATAGTGATCTTCCCAACTCTATACTTCTTGGCCGAAGCTGGAAAAGATGTAGGACTTTTCAAAAGGTTCTTAGTTTTCGTTTTTCTAATCCTCCCCCCAATACTCTCTATTGTCGATTTGCTTGTAATGAGACGATATGATCTCCGCTATGGAATGGGATTTTCAGGGATAGATTCTGCACTGATTGGGGCTGTTCCATATTTTTCATCAAATATGCTGAGTAGGAAATTCAACTTCAAACTTCCACCATTGATGTTCTCAAACTCGTTTATGCTCATTACAGGTGGTTTAATCTCCATCATCTACTCCATTTTTGTGATCGGTATTCCACTGCTTATTGGAGGCATCCTCTTGTTAGTTTATACTGTTTCAAAGGCCTTCAGGGAGTACGATTGGAATTCCTTGGGCAAAGAAGCTCAAAAGAGAAAAGTTGTTATTAGAAATTTCATTCTGGCAATCTCTCTCTTGATCGTCGGAGCAATATGGGCAGCATTCCCAAGAAATCTACTCGGAGAAGCTGGCTTGGTAAATATTTTCATTCATTATCTTGGATTAGTGAGCACTCTCTATCTGTTTCCGGTAATAGAGGAACTCCATACTAAAAACTTAATAAAAAGGAGCTGAATGGATAGTGACTTTCAGTACAACACCACCCAGACCTCTTCCCCTTCTTTGTATCCTTCGCTGTCCTCGGGGATCTCAAGGTAGGCGTTGCTCTCAACTAGTGCGCTCATTATTCCGCTTCCCTTCTTTTTGATAGGCACTGCCTCGCCGTTTTCATAGTAAACCTTCACGAATTCATGTCTCCCGAGAGATGACGGGACTTTTTCTTTAAGTCTCGCCTTAACTTTCGTAGGTTTATAGTTTGCTCCGGAGAGCTTTGCAAGGGCATATTTAACGTAAAGGTGGAACTGGGCAAAAACCGCTGCCGGATAGCCGCTCATCACGAAGATCCTCTCGCCGTAGCCTATTGGTCTTCCCGGTTTTATTGTCGTTCCGTGGAAGAGCAGGTTAACGAATTTATGGGCATAATCTTTTTCCCCAAAGGCGCTGCCCCCAGTTATGAGAACGAGGTCGCATTCACATTTTGCCCTTTCGAGAGTTGCTCCAATTAGCTCTTCATCATCTGGTATTACACCATAAAAGATGGACTCGCCGAAATACTGTCTAATAAGGGCCTTCAGCATCGCAGAGTTGCTCTCTAGGATTTTTCCCTCGTTTAAGGCCTCTTCATCGGGTTCTTCAATAAGCTCATCGCCCGTTACTATTATTCCTACTTTGGGCCTCCTTTTTACTGTGACCCTCTTAATTCCAATCCCCTTTAGCAAACCTAAGTCTTGGGGTCTTAAAATCTGGCCTTTCTTGAGAACGACTTCTCCTTTCTTCACGTCTTCTCCTTTGAAAGCAACGTTTTGTCCCGGGGCCACGGGTCTAAGAACGTAAATCTTATTCCCTTCTCTCTTCACCTTCTCCTGCTCGATGACCGCATTGGCCCCTTTTGGCATTTTGTTGCCAGTCATGAGTTTTACCGCTTTTCCATTGCTAACTTCTTTTTTGCTTTCCATTCCCGCTGTTATCTCGTCAATAACTTCAAGTTCTACAGGAGAATATTCCCTGGCTTGAAAAGTATCTTCTGCCCTAACTGCATACCCATCAACTGCAGAGCGATCAAAGGGAGGTAAGTCTATCAGAGAAATAACGTCCTCAGCAAGAACCCTCCCAAGAGCATCGTCAAGGGGAAGTTCTTCGATTTCCTCAATCTCCTTTATGTCGTTTAACATCATCTCAAGAGCTTCTCTGTAGGGTGTTAGCTGTTTAAATTCCCTCATACCATCACCTTCTAACTTTTAAGTTATAAGTTAAAACTTCCAACTATTCCCTTGCATGCTTTAGAATATGGTAAGCTTCTCGTTTTATTATCTCAAGAGCAGTTTTCACAGCATTTAAACTTCCTGGGAGGCAAAAAACAATTTTGCTCTCCTTGTCTCTTATTATTCCAGCTGTTGCTCTACTTAGCACTGCTGCAGTTCCTACCTCTTCATAACTTTTCAATCTAAAAATCTCACCAAAACCCACAAATTCTTCATCAAAAAGAGGCCTCAAAGCCTCAATTGTAATATCCCTTCTCGTTATCCCTGTTCCACCAGTAGTTATCACAATGTCGGCCTTTTCTAGGGCTTCAATTACGGCTTTTATTATCTTGAGCTTCTCATCAGGGACAACTGCATAGTAAACGTTATCATTTCCCTCTTTTTTCAATTCCTCAATTATGTAATATCCACTCAGATCCTCTCTCTTTCCGAGGCTTGCCGTGTCGCTGACGGTTATAACAGCAAACTTAAACTTCTTAGGGGCCTTTGCCTTGTGTTCCTCATGAGACATTTTTACACCACCGTTTAACATTATGCAGAAAGTTTAATAATCTTTTCACATTGGATTGCTTCTTGAAAACCTCACCCATTAAAGTGAAAAGCAAATCAGGTCCTAATCAAAGCTTCAAAATCTTCCAAATCCCAAACAAACCATCCTTCACTTCTTAATTTGTCTTTTTTCTCAATACTTCTTCCAACCAGTCCATAATCCTCCTGCCAATTTTTTAAATCCAGAAGTTGGGCTTTTTTTGTTAACTCTTTCAAAATCTTCCTGGCCTCACCTTCACTTACATCCTTCCATTTAACCTCAACAAGCAAAGCCTGTCTTTCACGTTCATTTAGTGCAACAAGATCGATTTCCTCGCCCTTATACCACCACCGACCAATTTTAGTAAAGCTGAGAGGTAACTTATCCATCTTGTTAAGCCTAGCTAAGAACTGTTTCGTGACTTCTTCAAAAACTACGCCGAGATACTGATCAATATCCTCCATGACTAATTTTACTAATGCATTTCCCTGTTCCATCTCAATCAAGTCAATATTGGGCTGAACATAGCGGAACCAAAATGCAAAGTAGGGGTCGTTTATGTAATATTTTCCTTTCCTGCTCTTCCAGCTTGCTGTTACTGGTACTTCCCGCCTCACAAGATCGAGATCGATGAGGACTGAAAGATATTTCCCCACAATAGCCCTATTAAGTCCAGTTTCACTCATAATTTCTCCAAGTGAAGTTTTTCCTTTTGCTATTGCTTCCATAATGGCAAAATAATTTCGAGGTTCATCAAGCTCTTCCCGTAGAATGAAGGGGGCATCTTGATATAAGAAAGAATCACTTCTGAAGTAATTTAGGAGATTCTCTTCAATGCTCTTCTTTCCATCAAACTCGAGCAAGTACGCAGGACTTCCTCCAAGTACCCCATAGGCCCTCAAAAAGTTCTCAGGAGAATATTTGGGCAAAAATTCTCTCGCATTGAAGAAATCCATTGGCTTGAGCTTAAGTTGGGCAGTTCTCCTACCATATATCGGGCTCTTATAACCAAGAAGCTTCTCCATCATGCTTACAGATGATCCACATATTATCAGAAAAATCTTGCTTTTGGAGAGTTTTAAATCCCAGTATTCTTGAAGAATCGATGGGAGGGCTTTGTTGCCCTTTACAAGATATGGAAATTCGTCTATAGCAACAATGATTCTTTCTTTTGACTTTTGATGCAGGTACTCAAAGAAAGCATCCCAACTTTGGAAGGGATTTTTTCTAAGAATATCATCATTAAAGTAATTCGCTAGTCTATCAGAAAAACGTCTCAAATTCTCAGTCTCACTTGTCTCTCTCGCTAGGAGATAAATTCCTCCATATCGTCGGATCAGTTCTAAAATAAGTGCAGTCTTACCTATTCTTCGTCTTCCATAAAGCACCACAAATTCTGCCTTGTTACTTTTTACTCTATCGGCAAGAAGTTTAAGCTCTGCCTTCCGATTTATGAACATTATTTACTCACCAGTAATTTACTTGTAAGTAAACTATTTAAAAGTTTCTATTTTTCTGAGTCAACTAGAGCTTAAAATTCTAACTCTTCTCGTCGTGAAAGGTAATGACTTCAAAACGAGAAAGTAAGTCTTTTAAGCAATTAAAACCTCATAAATTAAAGGTGGTTCTATGCATGAGCTTTATACTGTTTTAGCTGAGTACTACGACGCCATTTACCGAAGACGGGCCGAGAGAGTTGGAGACGAGATTGACTTTGTTGAAGAAATAT harbors:
- a CDS encoding ATP-binding protein, producing the protein MFINRKAELKLLADRVKSNKAEFVVLYGRRRIGKTALILELIRRYGGIYLLARETSETENLRRFSDRLANYFNDDILRKNPFQSWDAFFEYLHQKSKERIIVAIDEFPYLVKGNKALPSILQEYWDLKLSKSKIFLIICGSSVSMMEKLLGYKSPIYGRRTAQLKLKPMDFFNAREFLPKYSPENFLRAYGVLGGSPAYLLEFDGKKSIEENLLNYFRSDSFLYQDAPFILREELDEPRNYFAIMEAIAKGKTSLGEIMSETGLNRAIVGKYLSVLIDLDLVRREVPVTASWKSRKGKYYINDPYFAFWFRYVQPNIDLIEMEQGNALVKLVMEDIDQYLGVVFEEVTKQFLARLNKMDKLPLSFTKIGRWWYKGEEIDLVALNERERQALLVEVKWKDVSEGEARKILKELTKKAQLLDLKNWQEDYGLVGRSIEKKDKLRSEGWFVWDLEDFEALIRT
- a CDS encoding MogA/MoaB family molybdenum cofactor biosynthesis protein; protein product: MSHEEHKAKAPKKFKFAVITVSDTASLGKREDLSGYYIIEELKKEGNDNVYYAVVPDEKLKIIKAVIEALEKADIVITTGGTGITRRDITIEALRPLFDEEFVGFGEIFRLKSYEEVGTAAVLSRATAGIIRDKESKIVFCLPGSLNAVKTALEIIKREAYHILKHARE